The following are encoded in a window of Sphaerisporangium siamense genomic DNA:
- a CDS encoding NADH-quinone oxidoreductase subunit J family protein — protein MTPALWPPTAQEVVFLLLGVVAAASALLVVTTRQIVHAALWLVVSFGALAGCYLVLTAEFVAWVQVLIYVGAVIVLLLFGIMLTRAPIGPSPDLDSGNRAAAVVVAVATAAVLVTTVIDGFRTAYAPLEPGRGAAEPLGRSIFGNWVLPFEALSVLLLAALIGAIVLSRTDIGGKD, from the coding sequence GTGACACCCGCGCTGTGGCCTCCCACGGCACAGGAGGTCGTGTTCCTGCTGCTCGGAGTGGTCGCCGCGGCCTCCGCCCTGCTCGTCGTCACCACCCGCCAGATCGTCCACGCCGCGCTGTGGCTGGTGGTCTCCTTCGGCGCCCTCGCCGGCTGCTACCTCGTGCTCACCGCCGAGTTCGTCGCCTGGGTGCAGGTCCTCATCTACGTCGGCGCCGTCATCGTGCTGCTGCTGTTCGGCATCATGCTCACCCGCGCCCCCATCGGCCCGTCCCCCGACCTGGACTCCGGCAACAGGGCGGCGGCCGTCGTCGTCGCCGTGGCCACCGCGGCGGTGCTCGTCACCACCGTGATCGACGGCTTCCGCACCGCGTACGCCCCGCTCGAACCCGGCAGGGGCGCCGCCGAGCCGCTCGGCCGGAGCATATTCGGCAACTGGGTGCTGCCCTTCGAGGCCCTGTCGGTGCTGCTGCTCGCCGCGCTGATCGGGGCGATCGTGCTCTCCCGCACCGACATCGGCGGAAAGGACTGA
- a CDS encoding NuoI/complex I 23 kDa subunit family protein, with protein sequence MAKGLAVTLRHMLGKSVTQQYPEVRPDLPARSRGVIALVEENCTVCMLCARECPDWCIYIDSHKETTPAPEGGRPRAHNVLDRFAIDFSLCMYCGICIEVCPFDALFWSPEFEYAEYDIRDLLHEKDRLAEWVQTIPIPPAHDPNAEPPKEIAAAARPAPGRPSPAAPAAPAGRETPQTRDTPARSEATARAAVRAIRPPGALPKKPSPEGPRERAEKEPPEPSGPAEEP encoded by the coding sequence TTGGCGAAGGGTCTTGCCGTCACCCTGCGCCACATGCTGGGCAAGTCGGTCACCCAGCAGTACCCAGAGGTGCGGCCCGATCTCCCCGCGCGCAGCCGGGGAGTGATCGCCCTGGTCGAGGAGAACTGCACGGTCTGCATGCTCTGCGCCCGGGAGTGCCCCGACTGGTGCATCTACATCGACTCCCACAAGGAGACCACCCCCGCGCCCGAGGGCGGGCGCCCCCGCGCGCACAACGTCCTCGACCGCTTCGCGATCGACTTCTCGCTGTGCATGTACTGCGGCATCTGCATCGAGGTCTGCCCGTTCGACGCCCTGTTCTGGTCGCCGGAGTTCGAGTACGCCGAGTACGACATCCGCGACCTGCTCCACGAGAAGGACAGGCTCGCCGAGTGGGTGCAGACCATCCCGATCCCCCCGGCGCACGACCCCAACGCCGAGCCGCCCAAGGAGATCGCCGCCGCCGCGCGCCCCGCCCCCGGCCGTCCCTCCCCGGCGGCGCCCGCCGCGCCCGCCGGACGCGAGACCCCTCAGACCCGTGACACCCCGGCCAGGTCCGAGGCCACGGCCCGTGCCGCCGTCCGCGCCATCCGCCCCCCGGGCGCGCTCCCGAAGAAGCCCTCACCCGAGGGGCCGCGCGAGAGAGCGGAGAAGGAGCCTCCGGAACCGTCCGGACCGGCGGAGGAGCCGTGA
- a CDS encoding ComEA family DNA-binding protein, translating into MHPTNGHGGPGSGPRETPPHDSGDPNGPTAPRPRQTGRPLPGRAPESRRDPARDAPGESPRLKHGPRSGAEGARTPSADGDPDRTRRTTPPRRSSREPRPRPEARPPYASPGAGPYVPPSYPPPGPPLAPYTAPSSPAGPYHGPHGGPHGGPHGGQPPFPPPKSDTAGSIVWALAPILTCGAATPFTIGWAAAKLRSTMLAISAALYGLGMIAFVAAVAGDGSDMLELLGMLGSGGSWIGGFVHSLIIRKRVFSSSETPNDYAIAAAQQRRQLRQQARELAENDPALARELRIGRPDLPRTYDDGGLVDVNHAPAEVIAGLPGMNGQLARRVVEARVEMGGFVSAEDVSIALDLPPRLTADLVELTIYLP; encoded by the coding sequence ATGCACCCGACCAACGGCCACGGGGGCCCGGGATCGGGGCCGCGGGAAACTCCGCCCCACGACTCCGGTGATCCGAACGGCCCGACCGCACCACGGCCCCGCCAGACCGGCCGCCCCCTGCCGGGACGCGCCCCCGAGTCGCGCCGCGACCCCGCGCGGGACGCGCCGGGCGAGTCGCCGCGCCTGAAGCACGGCCCCCGGTCCGGCGCCGAGGGTGCCCGCACGCCGTCCGCCGACGGCGACCCCGACCGCACGCGGCGCACCACGCCTCCCCGGCGGTCGTCCCGCGAGCCGCGGCCCCGCCCGGAGGCCCGCCCCCCGTACGCCTCGCCGGGCGCCGGGCCGTACGTGCCGCCGTCGTATCCCCCGCCGGGCCCGCCCCTGGCCCCCTACACGGCGCCGTCCTCCCCCGCCGGCCCGTACCACGGCCCTCACGGTGGCCCCCACGGTGGTCCCCACGGCGGGCAGCCGCCCTTCCCCCCGCCGAAGAGCGACACGGCGGGGAGCATCGTGTGGGCGCTGGCCCCGATACTGACCTGCGGCGCCGCGACGCCGTTCACGATCGGATGGGCGGCGGCCAAGCTGCGCAGCACCATGCTCGCGATCAGCGCCGCGCTCTACGGGCTCGGCATGATCGCGTTCGTGGCGGCGGTCGCGGGCGACGGGTCGGACATGCTGGAGCTGCTGGGCATGCTGGGGTCCGGCGGAAGCTGGATCGGCGGCTTCGTCCACTCGCTGATCATCCGCAAGCGGGTCTTCTCCTCCTCCGAGACGCCGAACGACTACGCGATCGCCGCCGCGCAGCAGCGCCGCCAGCTCAGGCAGCAGGCCCGCGAGCTCGCGGAGAACGACCCGGCGCTGGCCCGCGAGCTGCGCATCGGCCGCCCCGACCTGCCGCGCACCTACGACGACGGCGGGCTCGTGGACGTCAACCACGCGCCGGCCGAGGTGATCGCGGGCCTGCCGGGCATGAACGGCCAGCTCGCGCGGCGGGTCGTGGAGGCCCGGGTGGAGATGGGCGGGTTCGTCTCGGCCGAGGACGTCTCGATCGCGCTGGACCTGCCGCCGCGCCTCACCGCCGACCTGGTCGAGTTGACGATCTACCTTCCCTGA
- a CDS encoding serine/threonine-protein kinase: MQPARPSQSNVAISILWALAPLFTCGLATPFTIGYAAYRRRAPMLAVAAMFYFLGLFLMVLVIVAFDSSPEYPGWAAVIVVGGLFTNWIGGVIHSLAIRSAVFAPRALVPYPAPHAYAPSGYTPAPYPGTPVPPATPLPPVPSPYGLRPPGAPPTPGSRLRHAPQPPYPVTPAMATNPPVRDHVTAPGDGSHRAPSPLHASTPPVQAVGPIPAGEPEHIGRYRLVGSLGQGGQGSVYLGETPEGTRVAIKVLHARLAAEAGARQRFLREVEAARRVAPFSTARVIDAGVAGERPFIVSEYVEGSSLEQLVREQGPRGHDGLVRLALGTAGALAAIHKAGIVHRDFKPSNVLIGADGPRVVDFGIARVLDNATATSSGVLGTPAYMSPEQVAGERVGPESDVFSWAATMVFAATGRPAFGEDNIAAVLNRIFTVQPDLSALPGSLAKVVGTCLDKRPENRPSASDVMLAIVH, from the coding sequence ATGCAGCCAGCAAGGCCCTCACAGTCCAACGTCGCGATCAGCATCCTCTGGGCCCTGGCTCCATTGTTCACCTGCGGCCTGGCGACGCCGTTCACCATCGGGTACGCGGCCTACCGCAGGCGCGCCCCGATGCTGGCCGTCGCGGCCATGTTCTACTTCCTCGGCCTGTTCCTGATGGTGCTGGTCATCGTCGCGTTCGACAGCTCGCCCGAGTACCCGGGGTGGGCGGCCGTCATCGTGGTGGGCGGGCTGTTCACGAACTGGATCGGCGGGGTCATCCACTCGCTGGCGATCCGTTCGGCGGTGTTCGCGCCGCGGGCCCTGGTCCCCTACCCCGCCCCGCACGCCTACGCGCCGTCCGGCTACACCCCCGCGCCGTACCCGGGCACCCCCGTCCCGCCCGCGACGCCGCTTCCGCCCGTGCCGTCCCCGTACGGCCTCCGGCCGCCGGGCGCGCCGCCCACGCCCGGCTCGCGGCTGCGCCACGCGCCGCAGCCGCCGTACCCGGTGACGCCCGCGATGGCCACGAACCCGCCCGTGCGCGACCACGTCACCGCGCCGGGCGACGGTTCGCACCGCGCGCCGTCGCCCCTCCACGCCTCGACGCCCCCGGTCCAGGCCGTGGGGCCGATCCCGGCGGGCGAGCCGGAGCACATCGGGCGCTACCGCCTGGTCGGCAGCCTGGGCCAGGGCGGTCAGGGGTCGGTCTACCTGGGCGAGACGCCGGAGGGGACGCGGGTGGCCATCAAGGTGCTGCACGCCCGGCTCGCCGCCGAGGCGGGGGCACGGCAGCGGTTCCTGCGCGAGGTCGAGGCGGCCCGGCGCGTGGCGCCGTTCTCCACCGCGCGCGTGATCGACGCGGGCGTGGCCGGCGAGCGGCCGTTCATCGTGAGCGAGTACGTCGAGGGCTCCTCGCTGGAGCAGCTCGTCCGCGAGCAGGGGCCGCGCGGCCACGACGGGCTGGTGCGGCTGGCGCTCGGGACGGCGGGCGCGCTGGCCGCGATCCACAAGGCGGGCATCGTCCACCGGGACTTCAAGCCGAGCAACGTGCTGATCGGCGCGGACGGGCCGCGCGTGGTGGACTTCGGCATCGCCCGCGTGCTGGACAACGCGACGGCGACCTCCAGCGGCGTGCTCGGCACACCCGCCTACATGTCGCCCGAGCAGGTCGCGGGCGAGCGCGTCGGCCCGGAGTCGGACGTGTTCAGCTGGGCGGCCACGATGGTGTTCGCGGCGACCGGGCGCCCGGCCTTCGGCGAGGACAACATCGCCGCCGTGCTGAACCGCATCTTCACCGTGCAGCCGGACCTGTCGGCGCTGCCGGGCTCGCTGGCCAAGGTGGTCGGGACCTGCCTGGACAAGCGCCCGGAGAACCGGCCCTCCGCCTCCGACGTGATGCTCGCGATCGTCCACTGA
- a CDS encoding MBL fold metallo-hydrolase, whose protein sequence is MTPDPCARPEPDSPGLREIVPGVLAWTQPDGSWWLNNAGVVTGGGEALLVDTCATEPRTRRFLAAVREATADAPIRLAVNTHQHGDHTYGNSLLPASTVIIGHAAMREALRTDPIIDGCPPIWSPVPDWGAVTRRVPDIAMREELTVHVGDRRVELRHPGFSAHTPGDVVAWLPEERVLFTGDLIFHGLTPLVLMGSVPGALRSLDWMAAFEPEHVVPGHGPVLDAAALPEVLAAHERYYRLVLETAERGRAEGRTPLEAARACDLGEFASWADAERLVLNLHRAYADLAGGGEPDVLVAFGDAVAFHGGPLPTFV, encoded by the coding sequence GTGACCCCCGACCCCTGCGCGCGGCCGGAGCCGGACTCCCCCGGCCTGCGCGAGATCGTGCCCGGCGTGCTGGCGTGGACCCAGCCGGACGGCTCCTGGTGGCTCAACAACGCGGGCGTGGTGACCGGCGGCGGCGAGGCCCTGCTGGTCGACACCTGCGCCACCGAGCCGCGCACCCGCCGCTTCCTGGCCGCCGTGCGCGAGGCCACCGCGGACGCGCCGATACGCCTGGCCGTGAACACCCACCAGCACGGCGACCACACCTACGGCAACAGCCTGCTGCCCGCCTCGACGGTGATCATCGGGCACGCGGCGATGCGGGAGGCGCTGCGCACCGACCCGATCATCGACGGCTGCCCGCCGATCTGGAGCCCCGTGCCCGACTGGGGGGCGGTGACCCGCCGCGTCCCGGACATCGCGATGCGCGAGGAGTTGACCGTCCACGTGGGCGACCGCCGGGTGGAGTTGCGGCATCCCGGCTTCTCCGCGCACACGCCGGGCGACGTCGTGGCCTGGCTGCCGGAGGAGCGCGTGCTGTTCACCGGCGACCTGATCTTCCACGGGCTCACTCCGCTGGTGCTCATGGGCTCGGTGCCCGGGGCGCTGCGGTCGCTGGACTGGATGGCCGCCTTCGAGCCCGAGCACGTCGTCCCCGGCCATGGCCCGGTGCTGGACGCCGCCGCGCTGCCGGAGGTCCTGGCGGCGCACGAGCGCTACTACCGGCTCGTGCTGGAGACGGCCGAGCGGGGCCGCGCCGAGGGCCGCACGCCGCTGGAGGCCGCGCGGGCGTGCGACCTCGGGGAGTTCGCTTCGTGGGCGGACGCGGAGCGGCTGGTGCTCAACCTGCACCGTGCCTACGCGGACCTGGCGGGCGGCGGCGAGCCGGACGTCCTGGTGGCGTTCGGCGACGCGGTGGCCTTCCACGGCGGCCCGCTGCCGACCTTCGTGTGA